A region from the Nitrospiraceae bacterium genome encodes:
- a CDS encoding peptidyl-prolyl cis-trans isomerase: MKNVCVCLKDRPFQTLTIWVVASLLFFPGVSLSLTDRIIAVVNKEVITWSDLEKELRDEYKRLNAKYHGEELNRRYFQKQREVLNHLIDDHLMIQEAQAKGLSVTQEEIDEALRRTPLPPTQTEEEFGHQMLLKKLFDFEIRRNIVIEEEEVRRYYEANSSLFLSPPRYRLQQILLAGQEGYEREKAKNKAQTMYAAWTPNTTFEDFATRHFERIHELGWMQENELVAPLKQVVKELKPGQISAPIETLLGFHLIMVEEIQEPQPFPLEVVERDIRGMLTKQRSEEAYRNWLADIKQKAFIDVKLK, encoded by the coding sequence GTGAAGAACGTGTGTGTATGCCTGAAAGACCGGCCTTTTCAGACGCTCACCATCTGGGTAGTGGCGAGCCTTCTCTTCTTTCCCGGGGTTAGCTTGAGTCTCACCGACCGCATTATTGCCGTGGTGAATAAAGAGGTGATCACGTGGTCTGATCTTGAAAAAGAATTACGCGATGAGTATAAGCGCCTGAACGCCAAATATCACGGAGAGGAACTGAACCGGCGATATTTCCAGAAACAACGAGAAGTCCTGAACCACTTGATTGATGATCACCTCATGATTCAAGAAGCTCAAGCCAAGGGGCTTTCTGTCACTCAGGAGGAGATCGATGAAGCCTTACGGCGAACTCCGCTGCCACCCACTCAAACCGAAGAAGAATTCGGGCATCAAATGCTCCTCAAAAAACTCTTTGACTTCGAGATTCGCCGGAACATTGTCATAGAGGAAGAAGAAGTCCGGCGGTATTATGAGGCCAACTCATCGCTATTTCTCTCACCGCCCCGGTACCGACTCCAGCAAATTCTGTTAGCCGGACAGGAAGGCTATGAACGGGAGAAAGCCAAGAATAAGGCCCAAACCATGTATGCGGCCTGGACACCGAATACGACGTTCGAGGATTTCGCTACCAGGCATTTCGAGCGAATTCATGAATTAGGCTGGATGCAGGAAAACGAATTAGTAGCCCCCCTGAAGCAGGTGGTCAAGGAATTGAAACCGGGACAGATCTCGGCCCCGATTGAAACCCTCTTAGGTTTCCACCTCATCATGGTAGAAGAAATTCAAGAACCCCAGCCGTTCCCGCTTGAAGTCGTGGAGCGGGATATCCGTGGGATGCTTACTAAGCAACGATCCGAGGAAGCCTATCGAAATTGGCTTGCCGATATCAAACAAAAAGCCTTCATCGATGTGAAGCTGAAATAG
- a CDS encoding argininosuccinate synthase codes for MESKITYQKIASHEAKKGTFDKCVLLYSGGLDTSIMLKWIQEAYACSIVALTVDVGQLHEDLEAVKAKAIRLGAEEAVVIDAREEFAEKLLSRAIKANADYQGGYPLSTPLARVTLSEIAVRVAKERGIKVIAHGSTGKGNDQVRFENYITTLDATMKVIAPVREWSMGRDEQIDYAKQHDIPIKQTKEYLYSHDDNMWGSTNEGGDIEDPARIPDLRKFLQVCVPPEQAPDEPEIVEVGFNKGIPCSINGKDLPLCQVIERANAVGARHGIGIVHLTEDRLVGLKVRGVYEAPGAEILIKAHFNLEKLVNTRDLNELKKIIDEKWAYTCYGAKWFDPSMDAIHAFQDSANQRVKGTVKVKLFKGKADVVAMTSPYSLFDANLATFNKDASFNQNASAGFIEIYNLAQKTYRRLDQV; via the coding sequence ATGGAATCAAAAATTACGTATCAGAAAATTGCATCTCACGAAGCCAAAAAGGGAACGTTTGATAAGTGTGTTTTGCTGTACTCGGGAGGGCTGGATACCTCCATTATGCTCAAATGGATTCAGGAAGCGTATGCCTGTTCCATCGTGGCGCTTACGGTCGATGTGGGCCAATTACATGAGGATCTTGAGGCGGTAAAAGCCAAGGCGATCAGGCTCGGTGCGGAAGAGGCGGTGGTCATTGACGCCAGGGAGGAATTTGCTGAAAAACTGCTGTCTCGCGCCATTAAAGCCAATGCGGATTACCAGGGAGGGTATCCTCTGTCGACTCCCCTTGCCCGAGTGACACTCTCGGAAATTGCCGTGCGTGTGGCCAAGGAACGGGGAATCAAGGTCATAGCTCACGGCTCTACGGGAAAAGGAAATGATCAGGTTCGCTTTGAAAATTACATCACGACATTGGATGCCACGATGAAAGTGATCGCGCCCGTACGTGAATGGAGTATGGGCCGGGATGAACAAATTGATTATGCCAAACAACACGATATCCCCATTAAACAAACTAAAGAGTACCTGTATTCCCATGATGATAATATGTGGGGCTCGACTAATGAGGGAGGGGATATCGAGGATCCGGCCCGCATTCCTGATTTACGAAAGTTTCTGCAGGTGTGCGTTCCCCCGGAACAGGCACCGGATGAACCGGAAATTGTCGAAGTCGGGTTCAACAAAGGAATCCCTTGTTCAATCAATGGTAAGGATCTGCCCCTTTGCCAGGTCATTGAACGTGCCAATGCGGTAGGGGCAAGGCATGGGATAGGCATTGTGCATTTGACGGAGGATCGCTTGGTGGGATTGAAAGTTCGTGGTGTGTATGAAGCTCCGGGAGCAGAAATTCTGATCAAAGCGCATTTTAATCTGGAAAAACTCGTCAATACCCGAGATTTAAACGAACTGAAAAAAATCATTGATGAAAAGTGGGCGTACACCTGTTATGGCGCTAAATGGTTTGATCCGTCAATGGATGCCATCCATGCCTTTCAGGATTCCGCCAATCAGCGTGTGAAGGGAACGGTAAAGGTAAAGCTGTTTAAAGGAAAAGCTGATGTGGTCGCGATGACATCCCCCTATTCCTTATTCGATGCCAACTTGGCCACTTTTAATAAAGATGCGAGTTTCAACCAGAATGCGTCTGCAGGTTTTATTGAGATTTACAATCTGGCCCAAAAGACCTATCGGCGCTTAGATCAGGTGTAA
- a CDS encoding dicarboxylate/amino acid:cation symporter produces the protein MVTGAVAGGVLGALAPEAAIHVEVLGELWLRMLRMLVVPLIVASIIQGVGSLGDIRQLGKLGGATVTYYLITSGMAILLGVILVSLIKPGVGADIAAAVAPAGLAAAVNIGWLDLIKGFLSPNLFASASQGELLPLVIFSLAFGAALTTVGETGTLVLRFFEGIFGAIMKLIHLVMWIGPIGVFGLVAGRLASAGGLDGIVALLVGLGLFTVTVLLGLAIHAGMILGLILHVAGRRHPLAFMRSLGAALTSAFATASSSATLPLTMEGVESAGVSSRSSRFVLPVGATVNMDGSALYEAVAAVFIAQAWGIALSGEALIVLFVVATVSAIGAAGIPEAGLVTMVVVFQAVGLPLEGLGLLLAIDWLIDRFRTAVNVWGDAVGAAVVDRYITA, from the coding sequence ATGGTGACCGGTGCGGTCGCCGGCGGGGTGCTCGGGGCCCTGGCTCCGGAAGCCGCTATCCATGTGGAAGTCCTTGGTGAACTCTGGCTGCGGATGTTGCGGATGCTGGTGGTGCCTTTGATTGTGGCTTCGATTATCCAGGGGGTTGGATCCCTGGGCGATATTCGCCAATTGGGTAAATTGGGAGGAGCGACAGTTACGTACTATTTGATCACCTCAGGCATGGCAATTTTGCTGGGGGTGATTCTGGTCAGTCTTATAAAACCCGGTGTGGGAGCCGATATTGCCGCAGCGGTGGCCCCTGCCGGATTGGCAGCGGCGGTGAACATCGGATGGCTGGATCTCATAAAGGGATTTCTTTCCCCGAATTTATTCGCGTCCGCTTCACAGGGTGAATTGCTGCCATTGGTCATCTTTTCTCTGGCATTCGGGGCGGCTCTGACGACGGTCGGGGAAACTGGGACATTGGTGCTCAGATTTTTTGAAGGGATATTCGGGGCGATTATGAAGTTGATTCACCTTGTGATGTGGATCGGTCCCATTGGTGTGTTTGGCCTGGTGGCAGGGCGTTTAGCGAGTGCCGGTGGACTTGACGGAATTGTCGCGCTCTTAGTTGGTTTAGGGTTATTCACGGTTACGGTACTTCTGGGATTGGCGATCCATGCAGGAATGATTCTTGGGCTTATTTTGCATGTGGCCGGTCGACGTCATCCCTTGGCCTTTATGCGTTCCCTGGGCGCGGCCCTCACCAGCGCGTTTGCCACGGCCAGCTCGTCTGCAACCTTGCCTCTGACCATGGAGGGGGTCGAAAGTGCCGGTGTGAGCAGTCGATCAAGCCGGTTTGTCCTTCCAGTCGGTGCGACGGTCAATATGGATGGATCGGCATTATATGAAGCAGTGGCCGCAGTGTTTATCGCCCAAGCCTGGGGGATTGCATTAAGTGGAGAAGCGCTTATTGTCCTGTTTGTGGTGGCGACGGTGTCTGCCATTGGCGCTGCAGGGATCCCTGAAGCTGGGCTTGTGACGATGGTCGTGGTCTTTCAGGCAGTCGGGCTTCCCCTCGAGGGCCTGGGGCTCCTCTTGGCCATTGACTGGTTGATCGATCGGTTTCGGACCGCAGTCAATGTCTGGGGGGATGCCGTTGGGGCCGCCGTAGTCGATCGATATATCACCGCCTAA